Proteins from one Impatiens glandulifera chromosome 2, dImpGla2.1, whole genome shotgun sequence genomic window:
- the LOC124923711 gene encoding protein NEN4, with protein sequence MAIVPPTTTVNNSEIVFFDLETTVPRETGQRFWVLEFGAIVVCSKNLSELDSYTTLIKPDDLSVVAVKSGRAEGITREAVREAPTFEEVSDRIFNILEGRIWAGHNIRRFDCVRLKEAFADVGRPAPVPAGIIDSLGVLTDKFGRRAGNMKMATLAAYFGLGQQKHRSLDDVRMNLEVLKHCATVLFLESSLPNHTFNRNIQASCSTIMTRSRANPMNRSLTNDTLAMGSHEGEISPTLGYKKVITRSRSNGKFPTANCREEISKSKKTTYSSYHRTNLPYARVNLGQVTENVTRLLRTAQSRTLGNLLMRHSHSLLR encoded by the exons ATGGCAATCGTCCCCCCAACTACTACCGTTAATAATTCAGAGATTGTTTTCTTTGACCTTGAAACGACTGTTCCAAGAGAAACAGGTCAGAGATTCTGGGTACTCGAATTCGGAGCCATCGTAGTCTGCTCTAAAAATCTGTCGGAGCTCGATTCCTACACCACCCTTATCAAACCCGACGACCTGTCCGTGGTGGCTGTCAAATCCGGCCGAGCAGAAGGAATCACCAGGGAGGCCGTCCGTGAGGCTCCCACATTCGAGGAGGTTTCCGATCGGATATTTAATATTCTTGAAGGGAGAATATGGGCAGGGCATAACATTCGTCGTTTCGATTGCGTACGCCTTAAGGAGGCGTTTGCAGATGTTGGTCGACCGGCTCCGGTTCCGGCTGGGATTATTGACTCTCTTGGAGTACTCACCGATAAATTCGGTAGACGTGCTGGCAATATGAAG ATGGCAACATTGGCTGCTTACTTTGGATTAGGGCAGCAAAAGCACAG GAGTTTGGACGACGTTCGCATGAATTTGGAAGTCCTCAAACATTGTGCAACCGTGTTATTTTTG GAATCGAGCCTTCCCAATCACACGTTCAACCGAAATATTCAGGCATCTTGTAGCACTATTATGACAAGAAGCCGGGCTAACCCTATG AACCGGAGTCTAACAAATGATACATTGGCGATGGGCAGCCACGAAGGAGAAATCTCGCCAACTCTTGGTTACAAAAAAGTTATCACGAGAAGCCGAAGCAATGGGAAGTTCCCTACAGCTAATTGTAGAGAAGAAATTAGTAAGAGCAAGAAGACAACATATAGTAGCTATCATAGAACTAATCTTCCTTATGCAAGGGTTAACCTAGGACAG GTGACTGAAAACGTAACTCGGTTATTGCGAACAGCTCAAAGTAGAACTCTCGGAAACTTGTTGATGAGGCATTCACATTCTTTGTTGCGTTAA
- the LOC124925220 gene encoding NDR1/HIN1-like protein 13 translates to MDDQPRPLPPLPPSRLSQLPPPPSSNTYIIQIPRDQIYRIPPPENEIILRNLDIERASKKKKQLDPRCFYWLSSIAIVLILLWIFFAVFRAYFQPKTPEFSVIGLVLRKGSSSNKHANPSYDITLKAQNPNKNMDIFYKKGGNVSLLFKRDRIGGGEYPSISQESKESTTIHVTLAGLATQLPKEIETRLNAKKASDGPISLSLVVSEPVEFKGLITFKEHLTVTCDFRVNKFALSTKPKIISQECRTNF, encoded by the coding sequence ATGGACGATCAACCCCGCCCTCTTCCACCATTGCCGCCATCGCGACTATCACAACTGCCGCCACCTCCTTCATCGAATACCTACATTATCCAAATTCCTAGGGATCAAATCTACCGCATTCCTCCCCCTGAAAACGAAATCATTCTTCGCAATTTAGACATTGAGCGCGCttccaagaagaagaaacaactcGACCCTCGTTGTTTTTATTGGTTGTCTAGCATAGCTATTGTCTTGATCTTGTTGTGGATATTCTTCGCGGTCTTTCGCGCTTATTTCCAACCTAAAACACCTGAATTCTCCGTCATTGGATTAGTTCTTAGGAAAGGATCATCGTCTAACAAGCATGCAAACCCTAGTTATGATATCACGTTGAAGGCTCAAAATCCTAATAAAAATATGGATATCTTTTATAAGAAAGGGGGGAATGTTTCTCTACTTTTTAAACGCGATAGGATTGGGGGTGGAGAATATCCGTCCATTTCACAAGAGTCGAAGGAATCGACGACTATCCATGTGACCCTAGCCGGATTAGCAACGCAATTGCCTAAGGAGATCGAGACGAGGTTGAATGCGAAGAAGGCATCTGATGGACCCATTTCGTTGTCTCTTGTGGTAAGTGAACCGGTTGAATTTAAGGGTTTGATCACATTCAAGGAGCATTTGACGGTCACATGTGATTTTCGAGTAAATAAGTTTGCTTTATCGACAAAGCCAAAAATTATTTCTCAAGAATGCCGTACAAACTTTTAG
- the LOC124923710 gene encoding trafficking protein particle complex subunit 12, giving the protein MDPPDTEQTVSLSTAVADDESSDSSPTSPFSTLNDLCYELSSLHDLATRGSWRSILDKVARARNHSLLSKPHEHLTYLAYNSLALVKLRRFADAAAEIDSLDDDLDSPHYRYESYVQHYSNRHGSMVPFVLRWIHAEIPSKLGKQQETLDRLYILLDFVRTELNKKMSNNLNVSIDLWRQRENFVVNSMICHHLGRKEFGVSLHLIRDMMIRNGEVKDPNPVSLSKLGYIQMQYGDLEGAKETFDRIESLVEGKEDVEMKNMVSRNKALVYLVGKDYVSAVKEYGECIERDESDVVSINNKALCLMYLRELSGSIQVLEKSLERVPVMALNETLVVNLCSMYELAYVNHSDTKKTLSNWIARVAPDDFDSSCTRI; this is encoded by the coding sequence ATGGATCCTCCGGATACTGAACAAACGGTGTCTCTCTCCACCGCCGTCGCCGACGACGAATCCTCCGACTCCTCGCCGACAAGCCCGTTCAGCACCCTGAACGACCTCTGCTACGAGCTTTCTTCACTCCACGATCTCGCCACTCGTGGCTCGTGGCGTTCAATCCTCGACAAGGTCGCTCGAGCACGTAATCACTCTCTTCTCTCCAAGCCCCACGAGCATCTCACCTACCTGGCTTACAATTCCCTCGCCTTAGTCAAGCTCCGTCGCTTCGCCGATGCCGCAGCCGAGATCGATTCCCTGGATGACGATCTTGATAGCCCTCATTACCGTTACGAGTCCTACGTACAACATTATTCTAACCGACATGGCTCCATGGTTCCTTTCGTCCTCCGATGGATACACGCTGAGATCCCATCCAAACTAGGTAAGCAACAGGAAACCCTAGATCGATTATACATACTCCTCGATTTTGTGCGAACTGAACTGAATAAGAAAATGTCGAACAATCTGAATGTTTCCATCGACTTATGGAGACAGCGTGAGAATTTCGTTGTGAATTCGATGATTTGTCATCATTTAGGTCGAAAAGAGTTTGGGGTTAGTCTGCATTTGATTAGGGATATGATGATACGCAATGGTGAGGTAAAGGATCCGAATCCTGTTTCATTGTCAAAATTGGGTTATATTCAGATGCAATATGGGGATCTGGAGGGTGCTAAGGAAACATTTGACAGAATTGAGAGCTTAGTTGAAGGTAAGGAGGATGTAGAGATGAAGAACATGGTAAGCAGGAACAAAGCTTTGGTTTACTTGGTAGGGAAGGATTATGTGTCTGCTGTTAAGGAATATGGTGAATGCATCGAGAGGGATGAATCGGATGTTGTTTCGATCAATAACAAGGCACTTTGTCTGATGTATTTGAGGGAATTGTCGGGTTCAATTCAAGTGTTGGAGAAATCATTGGAGAGAGTTCCAGTAATGGCTTTGAATGAGACTCTTGTTGTGAATTTGTGTAGTATGTATGAATTGGCTTATGTTAATCACTCGGATACTAAGAAGACCTTGAGCAATTGGATTGCAAGAGTAGCTCCTGATGATTTTGATTCTTCTTGTACCCGGATATGA